In Bythopirellula goksoeyrii, a single window of DNA contains:
- a CDS encoding GAP1-N2 domain-containing protein encodes MIEELIYTSSPQGLKPGSKGFCTVASTAGMAANLVGLLESLSGYRHLAEPGSADSARNPVVYSHLKVRLGGRSLQILSRVADAGLDYSGRTNKLAHHVVLSSVKLPDLGPTAIQGYSGFHEISWSGEPHLIERPRDLPTTELNPAVCDYWQEVTGDAGWGGVLAERLLRSRDNEQWIIYPLGVEPLRLLEESLALLPPAIRWQTTYTTFYTKIPPGIDCRVRFAVDGTPEAEQLRKRYELKVLDLCQKLGSPSEGAFTTAARTGDVPEASHPDLPSVLISDSDEVELVDEDAYEVNLADVVTSAPPPLPRRFEPKTQSRFHSQGESAERKSAWLLAGALAVLLFLVASSFALYYGFKKDWFTKVASQVAEHSSISPPKSEESSDPVATGAASEEKGVDEKKTPAVKEQRLPKSGEIADEARPTNIIQESKLELDTSGSPDIPNTITESHLGASLSKNEPNQATHTIPVAASDANVTPENATGNISKDVNPFKNHIETIDLLELDENKRLTRFEWRIPLNSELQERDLKAKCYYPEILKSEDNEGKIPGSTLQFDDQNPLKLCPSEERGSHMKPRLPAILELNPEGTFLSLKLSKQGQKEKFRRYLSHCVIDLSASSDGSSETHHCLLSLRKRRKVAPTIKLIDDSKPWEQQLNTRELLCAKWTISDTDPSSRYYLSFVDSNSESKNFASDETSPLLVTFGSWRNLWFQISLELRPNYTNQNSVNGDFNTTLTWVATETKQEPKKISFKIISDWIIAANAFKKFCKNEDLLEDSSGWQSAVDILRKGTTAEKEALLKGDEKDRRAVQERFNKLDIEHNSKEFPDNFDPEMCLKDLKKVECDCELGTALKTYDPTTYEEYGAGEIIFESTVNTRPFRSSKK; translated from the coding sequence ATGATCGAGGAACTCATTTACACTTCATCACCTCAAGGGCTTAAGCCTGGGAGCAAGGGATTCTGTACCGTAGCTAGCACGGCAGGGATGGCCGCCAATCTGGTGGGCTTGCTTGAATCACTGAGCGGTTATCGGCACCTCGCCGAGCCTGGATCAGCAGATTCTGCGCGAAACCCGGTCGTCTACAGCCACCTGAAAGTTCGCTTGGGGGGACGCAGCCTCCAGATTCTCTCACGGGTTGCGGATGCAGGATTGGATTACTCAGGGCGTACCAATAAGCTGGCACACCACGTAGTACTTAGCTCAGTGAAACTTCCTGATCTAGGACCAACAGCCATCCAGGGCTACTCCGGATTCCATGAAATATCCTGGAGCGGTGAACCCCACCTCATAGAACGTCCGAGGGACCTACCAACAACAGAATTGAATCCTGCTGTCTGTGATTATTGGCAGGAGGTCACGGGAGACGCAGGATGGGGAGGCGTCCTCGCCGAGCGGTTGCTCCGCAGCAGGGATAACGAGCAATGGATCATCTATCCTTTAGGAGTCGAGCCGCTGCGACTTCTTGAAGAGTCGCTGGCTTTGCTGCCACCTGCCATACGATGGCAGACCACCTACACCACGTTTTATACCAAGATCCCTCCCGGGATTGATTGTCGGGTTCGATTTGCTGTTGATGGAACCCCTGAAGCCGAGCAGCTTCGCAAACGTTATGAACTAAAAGTCTTGGATCTCTGCCAGAAATTGGGATCTCCTTCGGAAGGTGCCTTCACGACTGCTGCTCGCACAGGTGACGTACCAGAGGCTAGTCATCCGGATTTGCCTTCGGTTTTGATTTCAGACTCTGACGAAGTAGAGCTGGTGGATGAGGATGCCTACGAAGTCAACTTAGCAGACGTCGTGACTTCTGCTCCTCCTCCTTTACCTAGACGATTTGAACCCAAAACACAGTCCCGTTTTCATTCGCAGGGAGAATCTGCAGAACGAAAGAGCGCCTGGCTCTTGGCAGGCGCATTGGCCGTGTTACTTTTCTTAGTTGCTAGCTCCTTTGCCCTCTACTATGGGTTCAAAAAGGATTGGTTCACCAAGGTAGCCAGCCAGGTTGCGGAGCACAGTTCGATTTCCCCACCAAAGAGCGAAGAGTCTAGTGATCCAGTTGCAACGGGCGCCGCATCAGAGGAAAAGGGTGTAGATGAGAAAAAGACACCGGCAGTGAAAGAGCAGCGGCTGCCCAAATCAGGTGAGATTGCTGATGAAGCGCGTCCAACAAATATAATACAAGAAAGCAAATTGGAACTAGATACATCAGGATCTCCCGATATTCCCAACACAATAACAGAATCGCATTTAGGAGCCTCCTTAAGCAAGAATGAGCCGAATCAAGCAACACATACAATTCCCGTTGCTGCATCAGATGCAAATGTTACGCCCGAGAACGCAACCGGAAATATATCCAAGGATGTAAATCCGTTTAAGAATCATATCGAGACAATCGATTTGTTGGAGCTAGATGAAAACAAAAGGCTAACACGATTTGAGTGGAGAATCCCTCTAAATTCAGAATTACAAGAAAGAGACCTGAAAGCTAAGTGTTATTATCCTGAAATTCTGAAGTCAGAAGATAACGAAGGAAAGATTCCTGGCTCGACTTTGCAATTTGATGATCAGAATCCGCTTAAGTTATGCCCTTCGGAGGAACGTGGCTCCCATATGAAACCACGCCTGCCAGCGATCTTGGAGCTAAACCCTGAAGGAACATTCCTTTCGTTAAAACTATCAAAGCAAGGGCAAAAGGAAAAATTCAGGAGGTATTTGTCTCATTGTGTTATTGATCTTTCTGCCTCCAGTGATGGTTCTTCTGAGACGCATCATTGTCTTTTGTCACTTCGCAAGAGAAGGAAGGTCGCGCCCACTATTAAGTTGATTGATGATTCCAAGCCTTGGGAGCAGCAGCTTAATACAAGAGAGTTGCTTTGCGCAAAATGGACCATTTCGGATACCGATCCAAGTTCTCGTTACTATCTTAGCTTCGTTGATTCCAATTCCGAGAGTAAAAACTTTGCTTCAGATGAGACTTCGCCGCTTCTGGTAACTTTTGGCAGCTGGAGAAATCTCTGGTTTCAAATATCACTCGAACTAAGGCCTAATTACACAAACCAGAACTCTGTTAACGGAGATTTCAACACGACGTTGACTTGGGTTGCAACGGAAACAAAACAGGAACCCAAAAAGATATCGTTCAAAATCATAAGTGACTGGATTATTGCAGCCAATGCATTCAAGAAATTTTGTAAAAATGAAGATCTGCTCGAAGATTCTTCAGGTTGGCAGTCGGCAGTTGATATCCTTAGAAAAGGAACAACTGCTGAAAAAGAAGCCCTCTTGAAAGGAGACGAGAAAGATCGTAGAGCGGTTCAAGAGAGATTCAATAAGCTGGATATTGAACACAATTCAAAAGAGTTTCCTGACAATTTCGATCCGGAAATGTGTTTAAAGGATTTGAAGAAGGTTGAATGCGACTGTGAGCTTGGAACAGCACTAAAGACTTACGATCCCACTACTTATGAAGAGTATGGGGCAGGAGAAATCATTTTTGAATCCACAGTTAACACTCGTCCCTTTCGAAGTTCCAAGAAGTAA
- a CDS encoding MJ0042-type zinc finger domain-containing protein — MQVTTACPHCSARFQVAQAVIGKRTRCTKCGERFVLAEVPATPVVIEKPPVKSAAVNPDSFDIDFDGPTQSRNDVANVPPVPPSPPEFKHEDSSTTAIAPDTENRWLRNTATPSRDYWALRIIARTLEFLAIIFVVLAAIAIAILCYEYSENRVSSGQNLSGFLFYIFRLCVGVGLVNLVLLFISNIIRLGIQIERNTFASQELLEQMAVEKSPMPHRQQSEP; from the coding sequence ATGCAAGTCACTACCGCTTGTCCTCACTGCTCTGCCCGGTTTCAAGTCGCTCAAGCCGTTATCGGCAAACGTACACGTTGTACGAAATGTGGAGAGCGTTTTGTACTTGCCGAAGTCCCTGCTACCCCAGTTGTGATAGAAAAACCGCCAGTCAAGAGTGCAGCAGTAAATCCAGATTCCTTTGACATTGACTTTGATGGGCCTACTCAGTCGCGGAATGATGTCGCTAATGTCCCCCCAGTACCTCCCTCGCCTCCAGAATTCAAGCATGAGGATTCAAGCACCACAGCCATTGCCCCCGACACTGAGAATCGATGGTTACGAAACACCGCGACTCCTTCGAGGGATTATTGGGCGTTACGTATCATAGCGAGGACCCTTGAATTCTTAGCAATTATTTTTGTCGTTCTTGCGGCTATTGCAATTGCGATTCTGTGTTATGAGTATTCAGAAAACCGTGTCAGCTCCGGCCAGAACCTTAGCGGATTTCTTTTTTATATTTTCCGATTGTGCGTCGGTGTCGGATTAGTCAATTTAGTCCTGCTGTTCATTTCTAACATTATTCGCCTCGGTATTCAGATTGAGCGAAATACTTTCGCATCCCAAGAGTTACTTGAGCAAATGGCTGTCGAAAAATCTCCGATGCCACATAGGCAACAATCTGAACCATAG
- a CDS encoding GYF domain-containing protein: protein MGTFGNNSPRSPDCCEARKLFIPSQSRHNAMPANSAIEVDCPNCGATFNMPSRLLGKNTKCTKCGKAFTIEKNLSLEQSSDQTLASDGIPSVSDCLTSDWYFQSMGETIGPISFSEFSERNLSGQVAPSTLVWTNKFPNWLAADAIPGLLEIAKQSGANDSPGDLGHRDKETGHTRASHPSTSRKESLTQCPDCGATISRRATTCPNCGAPLSSAEFKQEYVPNNPKITGTDPFAVLTLISGILSLLILPILFAPMALVCGTVSTNSLMRNPSLGGGGMRTGGMILAGLSLLIMFVRLASI from the coding sequence ATGGGGACGTTCGGTAACAATTCTCCGAGGTCTCCAGATTGTTGCGAGGCAAGAAAGCTATTTATACCGTCGCAATCTAGACACAATGCCATGCCTGCTAACTCAGCCATAGAAGTGGATTGCCCAAATTGTGGGGCTACTTTCAACATGCCGTCTCGGCTGCTGGGGAAAAATACGAAATGTACCAAATGCGGCAAAGCTTTTACTATTGAAAAGAATCTGAGTCTCGAACAATCCTCTGACCAAACACTAGCGTCGGATGGAATTCCCTCAGTTAGTGACTGCCTCACTTCTGACTGGTATTTCCAATCGATGGGAGAGACTATTGGTCCGATCTCTTTCTCCGAATTTAGCGAACGCAATTTGTCTGGGCAGGTCGCGCCAAGCACATTGGTCTGGACAAACAAGTTCCCAAATTGGCTGGCTGCAGATGCGATTCCAGGATTACTTGAGATAGCGAAGCAGTCGGGGGCCAATGATTCCCCGGGAGACTTGGGGCATAGAGACAAAGAGACCGGGCACACTCGTGCATCACATCCATCTACTTCCCGAAAAGAGTCTTTAACTCAATGTCCTGATTGCGGCGCTACCATATCCAGGCGAGCGACAACCTGCCCCAATTGTGGCGCTCCACTAAGTAGCGCAGAGTTCAAACAGGAGTATGTTCCAAACAACCCCAAGATCACGGGAACAGATCCTTTCGCTGTGCTTACATTGATTTCCGGCATCTTATCACTACTAATCCTGCCAATCCTTTTCGCACCGATGGCGCTAGTATGCGGAACTGTCTCCACGAACAGCCTCATGCGAAATCCCTCATTAGGTGGCGGAGGTATGCGAACTGGTGGAATGATTCTTGCTGGCTTGTCTTTGTTGATAATGTTTGTACGCCTAGCAAGCATATAG
- a CDS encoding integrase core domain-containing protein — translation MVHLNVATRNVWISPSTAKPTPEWVKEQSKAILAYASREDLSVDLVTRDRDNLYRKVFDETCTKQGVRVKTLSYRSPVLNAYVERFIQSIQVECLDHFLIFGEPHLDYLVREYVEHYHWERPHQGLDNRLISGQPLP, via the coding sequence ATGGTGCACTTAAATGTGGCGACCAGAAATGTATGGATTTCACCAAGTACGGCCAAACCGACTCCCGAGTGGGTGAAAGAGCAATCCAAAGCAATTTTAGCTTACGCTTCACGGGAGGATCTTTCGGTCGACCTTGTAACTCGTGACCGGGATAACCTTTATCGAAAAGTGTTCGACGAGACGTGTACCAAACAGGGAGTCCGAGTCAAGACGCTGAGCTATCGCTCTCCCGTTCTCAACGCTTACGTGGAACGCTTTATTCAGTCGATTCAGGTGGAATGTTTGGACCATTTTCTGATCTTTGGCGAACCGCACCTGGATTATTTGGTTCGGGAATACGTCGAGCACTATCACTGGGAGCGGCCGCACCAGGGACTCGATAATCGGTTGATTTCAGGACAGCCACTGCCATGA
- a CDS encoding WD40/YVTN/BNR-like repeat-containing protein encodes MMVYCALRALLLLCVLVLPCTSPADCAEIKFKSIEICPSSRIDAIAYFGNGVVLAGTRAPDPGVIYRSSDYGITWARVGNITGTDLITCLASGHDGVGFLLTGNQAHVWRTEDYGETWEDLGKVSGAQNPVFANAYGLLVTSKGTLIVTDTAPRGGHIYRSLDNGNSWTDLGPISSKPLYRLLEVGDGVVANGWAGHVYKSKDDGLTWKDLGHLANSELYAFEYIPPHTILVGTEKGIILTSNDNGETWKDQGHLAPFADDFVWAGGENVLYSTYAGSRLLYLSENLGASWISLGNIFHDCKEDWIDHAIFINEPTHKAIVGGTNNGKIVYSGIPE; translated from the coding sequence ATGATGGTCTATTGTGCACTTCGAGCCCTCCTACTTCTCTGTGTGTTAGTTCTGCCTTGCACTTCCCCAGCCGATTGTGCAGAGATCAAGTTCAAGTCTATCGAAATATGCCCTAGCTCAAGAATCGATGCAATTGCCTACTTCGGCAATGGTGTAGTACTGGCCGGTACCCGCGCCCCGGATCCAGGCGTTATCTATCGAAGCTCAGATTATGGGATTACTTGGGCTAGAGTTGGCAATATCACCGGTACCGACTTGATAACATGTTTAGCCAGCGGGCATGATGGCGTTGGCTTTCTTCTGACTGGCAACCAAGCACATGTCTGGCGTACAGAAGACTATGGAGAAACTTGGGAAGACTTGGGGAAGGTGTCGGGAGCTCAGAATCCTGTTTTCGCCAATGCCTACGGTCTACTTGTTACGTCAAAGGGAACTCTGATAGTAACGGATACAGCACCTCGGGGCGGACATATTTACCGATCGCTTGATAATGGCAACTCGTGGACAGATCTCGGTCCCATTTCTTCAAAGCCACTTTATCGTCTCTTGGAAGTCGGAGATGGAGTAGTTGCTAACGGGTGGGCTGGACACGTATACAAGTCAAAGGATGATGGATTGACTTGGAAGGATCTGGGACATTTGGCAAATTCCGAACTGTATGCATTTGAATATATCCCTCCCCATACCATTCTAGTTGGAACGGAGAAAGGCATAATCCTTACCAGCAATGACAATGGTGAAACCTGGAAAGACCAAGGACACTTAGCTCCATTCGCTGACGATTTTGTTTGGGCTGGAGGTGAGAATGTGCTTTACTCTACATATGCCGGATCAAGATTACTCTACCTGTCCGAGAATCTAGGGGCTTCGTGGATTTCGTTGGGTAACATTTTTCACGATTGCAAGGAAGACTGGATCGATCATGCGATCTTTATCAACGAGCCCACTCATAAGGCGATTGTCGGAGGGACAAATAACGGCAAGATTGTTTATTCGGGAATCCCAGAATGA
- a CDS encoding DUF4434 domain-containing protein, with the protein MTVIPPALVSDKVEIEIRVAVRNHSTTSTIVNLVLSLEMADGEIRPLVGTPLEVNAHGQELFSYRLSTADYVGDNKITCRVTGPEGLVQSDEWPLSVVACDSIAVPLLQVGWIDPGVMTPDALSQRRPPTEQDLRDAIDSCYKIGMTSLIISYPEAVYLNNGMYYPSQVFEEDDSTVSFDVVGTILNQASKNGQHVIVGLGRGPDLLLTWTGFDDRERNEAALAHSMKIATELWALYKHEPSFYGWYLSHEANDIAQASKSYYNPITKFLRTFEADKPVLISPSGTPLLPPGALEDSDVDIIAYQDAVGSGYVPYENTFDPQRRIETLEEVYSTYANAHRGTDKHLWTNLEIWQMDGPAYGNSYPPSFDRVFQQLEIEKKYVDVISTYTVLGYMESPSAEVELGGPKAVKLYDSYREYYLKMKKKLELK; encoded by the coding sequence ATGACAGTTATCCCTCCTGCGCTGGTCTCGGACAAGGTGGAGATCGAGATTCGGGTCGCTGTTCGGAATCACTCCACGACTTCCACGATTGTCAATCTCGTGTTATCGCTTGAAATGGCCGACGGAGAGATACGTCCTCTAGTCGGAACTCCGTTAGAAGTAAATGCCCATGGCCAAGAACTCTTTTCCTATCGACTTTCAACCGCCGATTACGTTGGCGATAACAAAATCACTTGCCGTGTCACTGGTCCTGAGGGTCTCGTTCAATCGGACGAGTGGCCTTTGTCTGTGGTGGCTTGCGATTCTATTGCCGTGCCATTGCTTCAGGTAGGTTGGATCGATCCGGGCGTGATGACCCCCGATGCATTGTCACAACGGCGACCACCTACTGAACAGGATCTACGAGATGCTATTGATAGCTGTTACAAGATTGGGATGACCAGTCTGATAATCTCCTATCCTGAGGCAGTCTATCTCAATAATGGGATGTATTACCCCAGCCAGGTTTTTGAGGAAGATGACAGTACCGTCTCATTCGACGTAGTGGGGACGATTCTCAACCAAGCTTCGAAAAATGGACAACATGTGATCGTCGGTTTAGGCCGAGGTCCGGACTTACTGCTGACGTGGACTGGATTCGATGATCGTGAACGAAATGAGGCCGCTCTAGCCCATAGCATGAAAATCGCCACCGAATTGTGGGCTCTTTATAAGCACGAGCCATCGTTTTACGGTTGGTATCTTTCGCACGAGGCCAACGATATCGCTCAAGCGAGTAAATCATACTACAACCCGATTACTAAGTTTCTGCGAACTTTTGAGGCGGACAAGCCAGTACTCATTTCACCTTCAGGAACCCCCCTCCTGCCTCCTGGGGCTCTCGAAGACTCGGATGTTGATATTATTGCCTACCAGGATGCCGTGGGATCTGGCTACGTGCCTTACGAAAATACTTTTGATCCCCAACGTCGAATCGAGACACTTGAAGAGGTGTACTCTACCTACGCCAATGCCCACCGCGGAACTGATAAACACCTTTGGACCAACCTTGAAATCTGGCAAATGGATGGCCCAGCATACGGCAATTCGTATCCACCTAGTTTCGACCGTGTTTTTCAACAACTTGAAATAGAGAAGAAGTACGTCGATGTCATCTCGACCTACACAGTTCTCGGCTACATGGAAAGTCCCTCAGCAGAGGTCGAACTTGGTGGCCCAAAAGCAGTCAAGCTCTATGATTCGTATCGAGAGTACTATCTAAAAATGAAGAAGAAACTCGAACTGAAGTAG
- a CDS encoding DUF4434 domain-containing protein: protein MSVVAPGPVTDLTRVETRVSIRNSASTSQSYSLELFRDSPLGIEAITTTNVIVPANGQSLYSEWVPTGGHAGKNTIKYRVTPTTGPQLMGESSFQVVASNTRAVPTLSSVWIDPGAILPGIYFQTRPVTAQDVRDSIDAAHDVGVDTLIISYSEYILNNWGTFYPSQHYGSIASFDVVGTILNQASLNGQKVFVGLGRGDDLYLTWNGFDDPTRIAAALDHGTQLATELWDLYSHEPSFYGWYLAHEANDIQQASDAYYNPMTDILREFEADKPVMVSPSGTPIISPSILADSHVDIFAYQDAVGAGYIPGEYTYDPQQRIDMLEAVYDSYQAAHTGVDKHLWTNLESWQMNGPTYSNAYATDFSRLLQQIEIEKNYVDSISSYEWLGFFEHPDTTVFLGGQKALNLYEDYQDYYEQIVQGLKTVNYADNPGFEQGLAAGGSQPLDWQFAGNGVNQVVSLSNDGASGSDTSVSLDIGSNSGLPWLTQDFSVLAGAEYKFSAFVKELVSDPSDGWLAAQVWMLSDSGSATILDSTSLLFSDTEWDLQSAFITAPAGATIARLVFAIQDNSFGVGTGHYLIDGVSLVGPDFPELPGDFNGDFVVDDADLLKWQSDYGNGNGSDADDDGDTDAADFLVWQRNLGSSLLPLTNLTVVPEPASFMLLFGLAIAFLAPSRSGRENLV, encoded by the coding sequence ATGAGCGTAGTTGCCCCAGGACCTGTAACCGATCTTACGCGAGTAGAAACCAGAGTCTCGATTCGAAATTCAGCCAGCACTTCACAGAGCTATAGCCTGGAACTCTTTCGCGACTCTCCTTTAGGGATTGAGGCAATCACCACTACCAATGTCATTGTTCCCGCCAATGGGCAATCACTCTATTCAGAATGGGTCCCGACGGGAGGCCATGCTGGCAAAAACACCATCAAGTACCGTGTAACGCCCACGACTGGTCCTCAATTGATGGGAGAGTCTTCCTTTCAAGTTGTCGCTAGTAACACACGGGCAGTTCCGACACTTTCTTCAGTATGGATTGATCCCGGTGCAATCTTGCCTGGCATCTATTTCCAGACTCGACCAGTCACTGCGCAGGATGTTCGTGACAGTATTGATGCGGCTCACGACGTGGGAGTTGACACGCTGATTATCAGTTACTCGGAGTACATTCTCAATAACTGGGGAACTTTCTATCCAAGTCAGCACTATGGAAGCATTGCCAGTTTTGACGTCGTGGGAACAATTCTCAATCAAGCCTCGCTTAATGGGCAAAAAGTATTTGTCGGCCTGGGCCGAGGAGATGACCTCTATTTGACTTGGAACGGGTTTGACGATCCCACCCGTATCGCAGCGGCATTGGACCATGGAACACAGCTTGCCACGGAATTGTGGGACCTCTACAGCCATGAACCATCGTTCTACGGTTGGTACTTGGCCCATGAAGCCAATGACATCCAACAAGCAAGTGATGCGTATTACAACCCCATGACGGATATTTTAAGAGAGTTTGAAGCAGACAAGCCGGTGATGGTCTCTCCGTCAGGGACTCCTATTATTTCTCCCTCGATCTTGGCTGATTCGCATGTTGATATTTTCGCGTATCAGGATGCGGTAGGGGCTGGATACATACCGGGAGAGTACACTTATGACCCACAACAGCGGATTGACATGCTTGAAGCTGTGTACGATTCCTATCAAGCCGCGCACACAGGTGTCGACAAACATCTTTGGACAAATCTTGAATCTTGGCAGATGAATGGCCCCACCTATTCAAATGCCTACGCGACAGATTTTAGTCGATTGCTGCAACAAATCGAAATAGAAAAGAACTATGTTGATAGTATTTCTTCGTACGAATGGCTCGGATTTTTCGAGCATCCGGATACCACTGTTTTCCTTGGGGGACAGAAGGCGTTGAATCTCTATGAGGACTATCAGGACTACTACGAGCAGATCGTACAGGGCCTCAAGACAGTGAACTACGCCGACAATCCTGGCTTCGAGCAAGGACTTGCTGCTGGCGGCAGCCAGCCTTTGGATTGGCAGTTTGCAGGCAATGGCGTCAATCAAGTCGTTTCACTTTCGAATGATGGTGCTTCTGGCAGTGACACTTCTGTGAGTTTGGATATTGGTTCCAACAGTGGTTTACCCTGGCTCACTCAGGACTTCTCTGTTCTGGCCGGTGCAGAATATAAGTTTTCTGCTTTTGTTAAAGAACTTGTAAGTGATCCTTCCGACGGTTGGCTGGCAGCTCAGGTCTGGATGCTTTCTGATTCAGGTTCAGCCACGATCCTCGATTCCACATCTCTCTTGTTTAGTGATACTGAATGGGACCTGCAGAGTGCGTTCATAACCGCCCCGGCTGGTGCCACCATTGCGAGACTCGTGTTTGCCATCCAAGACAATTCATTTGGGGTGGGAACGGGACACTATTTGATTGACGGAGTCTCACTGGTCGGACCTGATTTTCCAGAACTCCCAGGCGACTTTAACGGTGATTTCGTCGTCGACGACGCCGACTTACTGAAATGGCAATCGGACTATGGAAATGGCAACGGATCGGATGCTGACGACGACGGCGATACCGATGCTGCGGACTTCCTGGTGTGGCAGAGAAACTTGGGAAGTTCATTGCTTCCTTTGACTAACTTGACCGTGGTCCCAGAGCCAGCGAGTTTCATGCTGCTGTTCGGACTGGCTATTGCTTTTCTAGCACCAAGTCGTTCGGGGCGGGAGAACTTGGTTTGA
- a CDS encoding M20 family metallopeptidase — MRSDSQRLTRVTELLSSLVSLDSINPMGRPYSRSQPVERESIEFIEKLFAPYRNKVSLQRQTCSAFHENLIICFGDTQGCPVGLFESHIDTVPADDWRDRALVPVVEDGCLIGRGACDDKGSLAAMILALLEILEAGAEPPIPIVLLCAGDEENAQTGIRHFVENSHPDLAYAIFGEPTRLSPVVQHKGTIRWDIVVHGTSAHTCRPELGTNAILGMTEVVSALQTYQNRLQATYRSRYMTGPTITVTMIEGGRTRNATADECKAAIDFRILPNMDPAREFETLVEYLETLEWQISHSPLQLMTPALSTDPKLPFCQDLLEICHENVSSRVALRGEPYGTDAAWVSNLCPAVVLGPGDISFAHAIDERVALSEVAQAVEVYKQIMLHSFKSGFEESQVVIPNNLSDSVSDTMNSANL, encoded by the coding sequence ATGAGAAGTGACTCTCAACGCTTAACTCGTGTGACGGAGTTACTCTCCAGTCTCGTAAGTCTTGATTCGATCAATCCAATGGGTCGCCCCTATTCGCGATCCCAACCAGTAGAGCGTGAATCGATCGAGTTTATCGAGAAGCTATTTGCACCGTACAGGAACAAGGTGTCGTTACAAAGGCAAACCTGCAGTGCGTTTCATGAGAATCTGATCATTTGCTTTGGAGACACCCAAGGATGTCCAGTAGGATTGTTTGAGTCCCATATCGATACTGTACCTGCTGACGACTGGCGTGATCGGGCCCTTGTTCCGGTGGTCGAAGATGGCTGTCTCATTGGTCGAGGAGCCTGTGATGATAAAGGAAGCCTCGCCGCCATGATTCTGGCTTTACTTGAGATTCTCGAAGCAGGAGCTGAGCCTCCCATACCCATAGTCCTGCTTTGTGCAGGGGACGAGGAAAATGCCCAGACAGGAATCCGCCATTTCGTTGAGAATTCTCATCCCGACCTTGCTTATGCCATTTTTGGTGAGCCAACAAGACTATCCCCCGTGGTTCAGCATAAGGGAACCATTCGTTGGGATATTGTCGTTCATGGCACGAGTGCCCATACCTGCCGACCTGAACTTGGAACCAACGCAATTCTAGGAATGACAGAAGTGGTGTCGGCTCTCCAAACTTACCAAAATCGCTTGCAGGCGACGTACCGCAGTCGGTATATGACAGGGCCTACGATCACGGTAACTATGATAGAGGGAGGTCGAACCAGAAATGCGACGGCAGATGAATGTAAGGCAGCAATTGATTTCCGGATTTTGCCAAATATGGATCCTGCTCGTGAGTTTGAGACATTGGTGGAATACTTGGAAACTCTCGAATGGCAGATTTCACACAGTCCACTGCAACTGATGACGCCTGCCTTGAGTACGGATCCAAAACTTCCTTTTTGTCAGGACTTGCTTGAGATTTGCCATGAAAATGTCTCTAGTCGAGTGGCACTTCGCGGAGAACCTTACGGAACGGATGCAGCTTGGGTAAGTAACTTGTGTCCCGCAGTCGTGTTGGGACCAGGGGATATTAGTTTTGCTCATGCGATTGATGAAAGAGTAGCACTATCTGAAGTTGCTCAGGCTGTAGAGGTTTACAAGCAAATCATGCTGCATTCGTTTAAGTCTGGTTTTGAGGAATCTCAGGTAGTTATTCCGAACAACCTATCGGATTCGGTATCAGATACTATGAATAGTGCCAATCTGTAA